The Medicago truncatula cultivar Jemalong A17 chromosome 7, MtrunA17r5.0-ANR, whole genome shotgun sequence genome includes the window GACTAAATCATATATCAAGAacagataataataaaaataaataatacaaatcTTATTTAGATATGATTCTAAAAtagattttaagattttttataatatatatatatatatatatatatatattaagatacTCTAATGCGTAATATGTATGTTAAAGATAacatattttctaatattacAATTGTTGTTTCACGATCATGccttcttttatttaatttttcaaatatagaatataaaatttaattttaattcgcttatttcattaattttaaaaattgtccaATAGTTTCTGTTAAAAATTTCTAATGGTTTCCGTGAACATACGTCAATTGACAGGGACAATGCTGTTAGAAAAATAAGATGATGTGATACGATTAAAGGTTATtatatttattctttaaaaaggatttttttataattattctcaataaaaataatgaacaaaataataataaaacataataatatcattggaagatttagaagaagaaaaaaaaggtttggGGATCAATatcaaaaaatgttaaaaatgcaaggattaatgatattttaaaataaaataataattataaaaagttgaaatagtttaattctttttttttaaggaaaatagtttaattcataaaatattgtcttttagggtgtgtttggtttgcaaaacaacAAGTACAGTACAGAACAGTACAAGAAAGAACAACACAATACAAGGGAGAACAACACAgatttttatgacattgaataattttttgtttaatacgatttttgggggacaaaatgttattttgatattttagacaacttgtcgtgggacaaaaagttgtgttgtggtttgctgagggacaaaaatatcagtttttgtcctgtctcttgcctccagtttgtcctgtacctgaaacagttttacaaatcaaacactggacaattggagttgttctgtcctgtccttcatttttttagcaaatcaaacgcacccttagTGTGTTTCatagcttcttcttcttctttttttttcaaaaaaaaaaaaatagcttcttctttttttaacatgaaCTTATTAGAATGACTAATCGCAAATTTTTTACTTAAGgttttgatatattttgaaatagagAAATTTCTAGTGAAGCAAGTACTATACGTGAATAATTAGTAGATCTGGATTTAAGAATTATTATGGATTTTTCGTTGGTAGAATGGAAAGAATTGGAAGAAGAGGGATCCActgacaaagaaaatgaatgggAAGATCGAAAAGTAGGAAGAAGAAAGATCAATGCCAAAAAGTGGGAGAACTAATGTCAAAATGCATGAAAGTGCATGAATCATTTGCGTATTTAAtcttaaaatagaaatattgttaTATTACATAACGAACATGGTTATTGTTGAAAGTGATTCTAAAGTTACAGCCGATGCTAACAGTTCAGCTAGACTTGCATCAAAATCTGGTTCCATTATTAGTAACATTAAATATGTCTTTATGTTGATTCAAATTTTGTGTTAGACTTTATTAGGGAACGAGTGAATTCAGTTGCTCATACTTTAGCGAAGGTGGTCAATGCTTGAGCTAGTCACCACTCTTAAGTCTGGTGCAGTTGTGTCCTTATGAGGAAGGTCTCCAGAAAGCGAGGGTGGAAAGGCATTCACCCATCAAAGAGAATATGATATCTGGATTGAAGGGGTTTCTAGGCTTCTCTCAATCGTTACACAAAGACAAAACAAATACAACAATTGAACCTCTCATCTTGTTATTTTGCTAGTTACCAAATTTTATTCAACACTATGAACACATGTTATATAGTAACTGTGTCCCTTATTATAAACACTCCTTTTCTATTTAAATTGGTATATATAGATATTGCAAATATGTGCTACAACTAATACAACACTAAAATACGGTAACTTAATTGAGTATCATCATTATGATAAAAACATGTGCTACAACgtattggtggttgaaagcgaaCTTCGGTACGTTTGATTTTGACTATCTCTTTTGGAGGCAAAATCTCTTAAGTTGTTTACGGGCTGTGTTgtaatgtttgtttttgtttcattgGCTATTTCTAGCCTTAATGTATTGTAATTAACTCTTTTCAGCTCCCTCCAACACGTCTTATGCTTGATGGACTGATTgtttttttctaatataattCGCttggtttattaaaaaaaaaaaaaaaaggtatctAGTAATTTGAGAATGAAACTCATATAAAGAGAAAAACCTAGTATAATTTCATAAAGCAACCttggaattttaaaaaataaaaatgcagaaCTACATTGGAATATAATATGTTGTAATTATATGATCTTCAAGCTGCAGCtccaaaaattaatattgtagTAACTAGATAGAGGAAGAAGCAGATGATCTCTAGATACAACAAAACCGAAGAAGAAATGGACCTATCATAGGAGAACCTCTTGATTATCTTGTAAGTGTGATATACAATACAGCCACAAAATGCAATAGATGCAAAGCACCCATGGATAATATGTGACAACTTATCTAATAGAAACCAAACCTGTAAAAAAAAGGATCACAATGTTATTACTTAGATATCAATATCACTATTACAAAGCTAATTTGCATGTTAATTATTAAGCACTAAACATAAGCATTTTAATAGCAAAATACCTTAATGAGGTTAAAGAGGATATGAACTAACAAAGCTCCAATCAAGAATGGAGCTAAAAAGCTGAAATCATAACATCTTTTTGCAGCCCAAGACGTGTAGAGAGTCAAACTCAACACAACCACATTAGTTAATATGACAGCTTCTAAAATTACTTTTCCtacattagaaaaaataaatttgtcattgaatatttttttgagtaCTTTTGTCATTGaatattgaaattgatataacaaaaaatattagtgACCAAAATATATACTTATCGTTATCAgaagaattaattaattaataaaaaacaagaagaattgAGTACGTACCGCTAACAAAAGCACAAGTCAATCCAATGGTAAAAGATGAGGTGACAGTGAAAAATTGGAAGAGGAGGAAGTGATTGAGAGTGTGCTTGTCATTATAATAGATTAGTGGATAGAATGCTGTAAAGTAAACAAATTAGTAAGAATaagagtcttataattaggtttcctaaaaaaaaaaaaaagtcttataattaggttaaataagtttttttcttatttataaaattataaattctgttttttctttctcataatCGCTTAAAAGTAACATGTTTGCATctctaaatattttaaaattaattttatgaaacTTACTTTTAAATTCTTAAGTGATTTTTGTTCAgatatatttaaaacattataaaaagttCATCCACAAAAGATAATATGCAtgcaaaaaatcattaaaaattaaaaaggttaattaaaaagtttaagaagattaaataaatttgaatttatgaGGATTTAATCTCACATgttgaaaaaatttataggaCGCAATCATGCCGGCACTTTTTATAAGGACAAATACAAAAGTTAGTAATTTTGTAGCACGAAAAACTTATATAACCCTAgtaattataaaaatacaataattacCAAGTTATGATGaagatataaaaaaacataataagacACGCACTTATCCAGGGTGTAATGCGAAGGACATGATAAAGAGCATAGCCTTCTGCAGTGTTAATGAAGAAATTTGCAACGGGACGAACAAATACAACGATGGAGGTAATAACGATAGTGAGAAGCAACTGAAAGGTGAGGATGGAATAAACCTTACGAATGAAGGACAATCTTAATTCAGGGTTTTCAAGTATCGTAGGGTAAAGGATTCTTTCCCCACTCTCCACATCTCTTTTTTTAGACATGTTTCCTACACAAGGAGGCAAAGATTCTATGAGCCTAGGGTTCTATTAGGATACAAAGTTTTGTATAAAAATTTGACATACAAAAACTTACTACTAATCTGTATTTATATATAGACTGAATAATATGTCAAgaccaaataataataatataaaaaatcttCATTTAGATCTAATTCTAAAATATGTTCGAAGAAATATTAAAGATATTTTctgatattatattataattataattattataatataatagtaGTTTGGAGAACATGCCTTCGTTTATTTAAAtctttgtaaatatatatatatagagaaatgTTTTCAAGACAACAAAGATAGACAGTGTAAAAAAcgatttatgttgtttttaataCTAGTTTTTATGTTCCCGAACTTGAGTAACACatgatgatgtattttttttcaaagttagGTATCCCCACGCACAACTGCATAGACTAATATCTCGAGTAATGTAAGACTCAAATGGATGGCAAACTCTCCTTAAGAGTTTTAGGGATACTTTATGTTCAATGTTGGATTCAAACCCAGAACCTTGGTTAAGTTAGAAGAGATCCACGACATCTAATCTAAACGCTCGTGGGTTAATCTTGATGTATTTTACACctaaaaaaatgttgtattttATACGGCAGTGATGTATTTTACacctaaagaaatttttttatgtattttataaACCAATGATGTTGGAATTATCACTGCTCTAAAGAATatcatgaaaagaaaaaataaataaattcctATGCGCTTTGTGAGATAAATATAAGTGTAAACAATCTTTGCAAGTTTTTCTTGGTCAATTTACATTAGTTGCAACATTACTAGATACTAGATATGGAAATCAAGTAATCAATAACACTATATTCATAGTTAGTAGTTACTCAATTAATTTAGGGAAGGAAATTTGAGATGGCCCAGTAGTTTTTAACATTCTCTCTTCTGAGGAAACGACAATGATTTATAAGTTTGCTTTTCCATTGGCCAATTGTGGTGGTTGTTTCCAATGGTTTCGGGCGTGGGTTGTTTTTGGAGGTTTTGGGCTGGATTACGGTGCTTTGGGGTGAGCTGTTTAGGTTGTGTGGTGGTGGTGAGAGGAGGTCACATTTTTCGGGATCTGAGAAGTGCTGTTCATATCCGCCGTTTTTGCTCCACCATTGGCTCTCTTTTACTACGGCGACGAACGCATTCTCGTTGTCACAGTCGGCCGCCTTTAAATGATATGGGTTGTGGTTCCGCTTCAAACCGGCGTTGCTGCCTGTGTTTTGTTGTTGGATTTCGTCTTCCTCTAGATTGATGTTTGTGTTGTTGCTTGTTTCTTGGTGAGGATGTTTTGGTGGCGTAGTGATGCAGTGACGGTGGTGGTGATGCAGTGGTGGTGGAGGTTATTCAATTGTGGTGGGGGTGGTGATGCATGGTGGTGGTGAAGTATGGTGGGGGTGATGATGTGTGGTGGTGGTTGGTGTTTTAAGTGAGGAGGTGGATGCTTGTTGGGGTGATTTCCTTTAAATACAACCTCTGTTACACGGGTCCATGTTCATCGTCACTAGCTCTTGGTTGTGCTTTTTGGGTGGTTTAGATGTTTACGGAGTTTGGAGGGTGCTTGCAACGTTGTGTTGAgccttttccttttgat containing:
- the LOC25499166 gene encoding protein LIFEGUARD 4, whose translation is MSKKRDVESGERILYPTILENPELRLSFIRKVYSILTFQLLLTIVITSIVVFVRPVANFFINTAEGYALYHVLRITPWITFYPLIYYNDKHTLNHFLLFQFFTVTSSFTIGLTCAFVSGKVILEAVILTNVVVLSLTLYTSWAAKRCYDFSFLAPFLIGALLVHILFNLIKVSFPLGKLSHMIHGCFTSIIFCGCIVYHTYNHIKRFSYDQYILASVSLYLDIINLFLYMLTIFSDDD